Within the Rosa rugosa chromosome 2, drRosRugo1.1, whole genome shotgun sequence genome, the region TATAATTCCTAACTGGAACGGAGGACAAACATCTACACACCCATTTTTTCAAGTAGTCTTATTGTGAAGTATTCACTGATATAAACATGCATATTAGTGTCATGGTGCACTAAATATTAAACATTGTGACGAAAATTATGTAATAGAAAAAGATAGAAAGATGAAAATTGAGTTCACCTGCTATTGTAACGGCGAGGATGAATCTGAATTACTTTGATCCATGTTCCTGTTAttcaaagaagagagaagaaagttgAAGACAACAAAGTATTTGAATCCACAAGATTTAAATCCAAGTTTCTAATTCCATTAAATTCAATATCATCATGCAAGAAAAGGAAGGACCATAATCATGCAGCTCACTGCATTCTCACATAAATCCAACAATTCTGAGGCATGAATTCCTCCAAGATCAAAAATTAATGAGCACCCAATTGATCAATTGCACTTTGGAACAGAAATTCCTAACCAAGACAGATTCCTACGCAATTGAGGTCAAATCATGGTCTATAACCAAAACACCTAAATAGAGCGTCTCAAAGTAGAGTAAATTATACACGAAATAGTAGAAGAGAAAGTAAGATTGGacccagaaaacaaagaaattgaTTGAGAGAGAAATTAGAATCGACCATGATTGAAGGGAAGAGAGGCATCACCTTTAATTAGCTCATTGGAACCGGGATTTCAAAAGCATCAGTTCTGGGTGAGATGAAGGAAGAAAGAAGGggaaaggagaaagagagacGCTGCAAAAGCATCGGTTCTGGGTGAGATGAAGGAAGAAAGACGGggaaaggagaaggagaaagtgagaaacaataaaaaaataaatgacaaAGCTTCTTCTGTCTGTCAAATTTAACAAAGGAGAGGGACATACGTGGAAAAGACATATCGGTTGGAGAAGAGTTTGGGCTGTTAAAAATAAACGTTGGGCTTCCACATGACATTTGACCTCTCCGTTGGAGATGGTCTAAAGGGTTGTATCAATACAAAGGTAATTCCTAAATACCGAGTATCAACTACTATCTATGCTAAAGTAACATGTTTGTTTATTCATGAACTGTGACCTGTAAAGGTCATAGATTTATAATTATAACATTGTAAAAGTCATAGATTCAAATCTGATTGACATATGTAAGGATGAGAGGAGCTAATGAGTACGAATTAATTTTTAATCTAGCAACACAAAACTTGCCACGTCAACTTAAAACACTCGGGAGCCGACTACCCACGCAATCCACTATCTCAAAATAATGAAACCGCCCCGCATAGACTGACGTGGCCGCTACCCATTGGCCCAAACAACGACTATTATATTTGCCGCGCCTAAATCTTCGGCGACTAGTAAAAATACggataataaaaaataaaatatcctTTCGTCCACTGCCATCCCCTCCTCATTATCTTGTTCTCCTCTGAGTCCATTGAGAGAGTCTGAGACTCAACTCACTCTTCTCTCATGGCGAAGACTCTAATCTCATCCACGCCGTTCATCGGCACATCTCTGCCGTCCCTCTCTCGCCGCGTGTCCTACACCCTCCCCTACCACCGCAGTGGAAATGGACTCGTCACCACCAGAATCAAGTTCAGCCTCCACGACGTGCCTCCGATCAATCCCTTCGACTCCGGCGTCGATCTCACCGCGCTTTACAGCCGAGCCGAAGGTCTTCTTTACACGCTGGCCGATGCTGCCGTCGCCGTGGACCCGACGACCTCCGGCGCCGGCGACGCTGCTGTCGACGTGTCTCAGAAGAGCGGCGGATGGTTCGGTTTTATCTCCGACGCCATGGAATTCGTGCTCAAGGTAGTTCGAATTTCACAGAGTTGTCATTTCAGATATTTTGTTATGATAATTGAAGTTGCTGAAAAATCATAATTGTTTTGAATTGCAATAGATTTTGAAAGATGGACTTTCAGCTGTGCATGTGCCATATGCTTACGGTTTCGCAATTATATTGCTCACAGTTAtcgttaaagttgtcacattgCCTCTCACAAAGCAACAGGTTCGGTGTTTGTTTGTGACAATTTGGCTTTATTTTGCTCAACAAATTGTGCttttttagtgtttttttttccttgtaataTTATTTATATGCAGGTGGAATCCACATTGGCTATGCAAAACCTGCAACCAAAAATCAAAGCCATTCAAGAAAGATATAAAGGAAACCAGGTGAGGAACTGAGGATTAACCTTATTTGAGTATATTTCACCGTTATATTCTATTCATAACTCTTTTTTAATTCTGGTATGCTGACATTAGGAAAGAATACAACTTGAGACATCAAGGCTGTATCGGCAGGCTGGGGTTAATCCATTAGCAGGTAATCGTTTGCATTGATCAGAATTATTTTCATGTTTGTGTATACATTTTGCATTGATCCTTTGTCACTGTACTTGTGTCTGGAACACCCTCAGTTATAACTTGTAGGTAGACAGAAGTAACATCTTACATGAATTTGAGGACTTTTTTTGTCTGTAATAATAGGTGAAATTAAGGAGTTTGATGTTTTCCAATACTATGTTTTGTTGGTTATCGAATTTAACCTGATTTGCGTGGCGTGTTGCCTTGAGCCAGATTATGATGTTCTAACTTGTTGTTTTTTAATGCAGGTTGTTTACCAACTCTGGCCACAATACCAGTCTGGATAGGTCTATACCAAGCTCTTTCAAATGTGGCAAATGAGGTAACTTACAGGTCTCATATCAAATTTTCTGTGGGGAGAATGGCTATCATCAGAAACAAGTTCAACACAGCTGATTTTTGCaattttttctccccttttttccCACTCAAAGGGATTGTTGACAGAAGGTTTCTTTTGGATCCCATCTTTGGGTGGTCCAACTACAATCGCCGCTCGCCAAAGTGGATCAGGGATTTCTTGGCTGTTTCCATTTGTGGTAAGAAACTTTTATGATTTCATGACTTTGAAAGCTAGCAATTTGTAGGCTGCTAAGTTTAATAGGCCTTTAATGTAGAAGATTCATGCTAGACACCAATCTAGGTACTTTAATTTTTTAACAACTTAAATAGGCCTTTTTGTAGAACATTCGGGCTTACATCTCTTCTTAGGTTTTACCTTCCTAGATAGCTTGATTGTGGAGAAATTTAGTTATTTGCTAAGATCTAATGAAACTAATTAACTTCTAGATTAAACGTGGACTACTTACACATTCTTTCACTAAAGTATCAAATCAACCCCGATCACGTTAGTTCATTTGGGCTAATTTCAACATGGTTATTCTTGTTATTCTTTCACTTCGCTAACTTTTTCAGTTTGATCCAATTTATAATTCCATCAAATTGTTATTCAGAAAAGTAGATATCTTAGTAGTCGTATGAGTCTTCTCATTTGATAGGTGCTGTACTATTTTGAATTCATACTTGTGAATCTTTAGATCAATATTATGGTTGGTAAATAAGCCAAATAGGTGGATGAGAAGGCACAAGAGCTGTGAAGGATCTTCACCTTTCTATAGCGATTTAGTTACACCTGCATGAGTTGATTAGTTGTATCATATATTCATATTAATACTAAGGCACTAAATTTAAGTTTCTATCACAAATATGTGCATTATAACTGGTTATTACGACGCACATTTTATCGTGCAGGATGGGCATCCACCATTAGGCTGGTCTGACACTGCAGCATACCTAGTTTTACCTGTCCTCCTTGTTGTTTCTCAATTTGTTTCAATGGAGCTCATGAAGCCTCCACAGGTAAAGAATTTTGTTTGATATTGGTTtctctattttcatttttcttctttttcctttttgctaCGAAACAAATATCTGTTTGCAGTGAGTTAGGGACTCAAACATGGGTCCTTTAGATGCAAGCAGATTATTTAAATTATATCAGAtagttatttttcttttcataacCATAACTTTTATTTTGCAGACGGATGATCCAACTCAAAAGAACACACTTCTTGTATTCAAGTTTTTACCCCTCATGATTGGTTACTTCTCCTTGTCCGTTCCGTCGGGATTATCAATTTACTGGTTGGTTTCTAATTGACAAAGttaatctgttttttttttttttttgtgtgtgtgtgtgcatgtAGTATACTAAACTATTAATTCACAATATACCAGTTGGTTTTGATTACGAGTTTCCTAAAGGCTAACTGTTAAGGAACATAAATccctgtttctttctttctttatagtCCTTATTTATAATCATAGATTTTAGGAATTTCTGATTGGCTTTAAATGTAATAATGGTTTATGTTTCTATTTTAAAGCCCATAATACTTATGGTAGAACCTATGATGAATCATTGTCTGCATTCACAATACTTAATTTCTGCTGCTACCAGTACTTACCCTTGCAGTTACTTTCATGTTTCAATTGTaaattatattatatttttttgtgGGTGTGGTTCAAGCACTTTCATGTAACGAAATATTTTTCTTTGCAAGTTAGTGCAACTTTGACATGTATTTATTCAAAATggtttgttgttgttattgttgttgttgtttgtaAATCATACAATGTGGCTTTCAGGTTCACAAACAATGTACTTAGCACAGCACAGCAAGTATGGCTACGCAAATTAGGAGGTGCTAAGCCTGTTGTGAATGAGAATGCAAGTGGAATCATTTCAGCAGGTCGTGCAAAGCGATCGGATTCTCAGCCTGCACAACCTGGCAGTAGGTCAGTACAGAATGCATTGTATATTatcatttttttattaatatttataaataGAGCTTTGTTCCtgacaaaacaaaaattgatgATCAACAGATTTAAGCAGTTAAGAGAagacgagaaaaagaaaaaggtgaaCAAGGCATTACCGGATGAGGTTCAGACACTGGCTTCCGCATCTGATTCTGAAGACGGTTCAGATGATGAGATCAATGACAAGGTAAAAATTTGTAATTTAGTGTTATGTTTTAGTTTGATGAGTCTGTTCTCCATTTTATTTTGTTATATGTGCACGAATATCATCAACCTAAGAAATCCTTCTCATCATGTGTGGGTCGTTTGAAGATAGAACTTTTGTATATGCATTATGTTTTAATGATCATGTTGAAGACGATATTAGTTGCATGTTTGGGCTCACCTGGCTAGTTGATTGTCCAAACAGTAAATTTTATAGACCCATGGATTGAATATTCCAGACATTCCTTGTTCTTGCTATGTAAACAGTCAATTACAGATGTAGTACCCAATAGCTCCATGCTTCCTCTGAATGGAAACTGGTGACGTAAAAGAAGAGTATAGGACACCCAGAATAAGTCATTCTGACTGTGGTGAGAGTTTATGGGTTCCACAGACTTCCAGTCAATACTGCAAAGTTTGTACAAGTGGACTTTTAATTATAATCATAGTCAAGAAGTACATATATGCCTTTCCTGTGGGTACGCATCTATGGTAATGTACATGTCTGTCAAGCACTCTCTTATTTTGTACTACATGCATGGTAGCCCACATATTTTGATTCCCCGCTTCATCTGAAAATggctttattatttttttttatcaccaTATGAACAGGAGAAAGGAAAACCAGTTTATGTAATGTAAATGGCTATGCAAGCATAGAGTTTGTTCAAATTCATTATGCATTAATGTACCAGTTATTAATGTTAATTCTACTGATAGAAAATGACTCATTCTCTGTAGCTTAAAGTATTGAAGACTTGACATATACCTGTAACCAGTACACACAATGAATGTAGCTTTAAGAGAATtagattttggtttgttttctgTTAGTTGGCAAGTAAACCACAATATGATTTATCTAGTAAACTTTAGAATGTCATTTATGTATGTCTTTTGGCTTTTGGAAAACTGATTCAGACGTTTTATCAGGGTGGGGACGTTATAGAAGAGGCATATGCTTCTACTGCCAGTAAAGATCTTCCAGACTTTCCTCGGCCAAGGAGAAGCAAGCGATCTAAAAGGAAGCGTGCTGCGTAAATTGACTGTATACTGATTAAGTTTGTAGTTCACGGTGAGTCCTGTATATCTCAGCCAAGTGTATTGTCGTTAACATATCTCCAACTCTATGTTGGTTCATTCATTTTGAGATATAATACAAATCATGCTAATTAGTTCTCCTGTTTAGACTCTTTCATTCCGCAGGGAACTACAAATGAAATACTAAGTTGGTAATTACTACCATAGTAAATTGAAAACTGATGTAAAATGATATTAAGGTTTTGCTCAATACCATTCTCATTTTTGGAAGAAACGCAAGTTGTAAGATTTTGTGAAAGATAATACCTTGGTCTTAGGTACTACTTACTAGGTTGTCTAAAGTAACGTGGCTAAGAAATCAGCGCAGCTGGTTTTCGTATATCTGGAAATTTTATTCAGTGGatttaaaattgttttattttccattTTCACCCTTCTGCAACTTAGTCAAGCCTTCAGGACAACAACTTTTCTTTTGGATGCGTTTCATTTTGCATATTAACATGTGAACCCTTTTCTTGGATTTGTATCTCAACTGCCTTAGAAAGTTAAAAACTTGCTCCAAAACTTGCACTTCATGGCTTGAGTTTTTGCATAGATGTAGTCTTGTAATTTCAGGATTGACATACATGTTATCTTACACTAAACATTTGCTCATGTATAGACCCAACTAGAATTTAACTCTTCTAAATCCCAATTTTGTACTAGCACGTACCTCAAAGGTGAGGTTGTCCGACATACATGAAAACAACTGACATTCTCTGGTCTCTAACCAATGTAATGATCCTTAATTAGTTCTACTTACTATGTTAAGTACAagtgataattgttcattgcttagATGGTGGGCGATGATTGCCTGCTGGGTTGGGTCCTGATGGAGTTTTATGAATCCTCTTCCTTTCACTTACCTGTATTTCAATATTGTACACAGATGTAAACAGTCAGCGTAAGATTGTTTTACATCGACTATATGAGTGGTGATGATAAATATACTTGAATATATGTACTGTTTAAGATCCACACACACCCGAGTAGGTAAAGCATATCTGGTTCCCGAGCCTGGCCTTGAACTGCGCAGTGCAGGATTGAGCTTGAACTGAACTGTGGCCACCAACAAGAAAGATAAATTTTATTAAATATTGAAGAAAGCAAGGTACAATCTGCTCAGCTatatacgttttttttttttgttctttgtaATGATTTGAGTTTTGATAAAATGTTTGTGACACTTCTCATATCCATTATGAAAAGTTGAAGACTGAGTAAAGAGTTCTCTGCCATGGTTAACTGCAAGTTGAGGGTTCTGTTCAAACGTCAAAACTTATCTGTTCGAACATCCCCTGCAACTTGGGTGGAACGTAACTGCACCTGCGGTTAAGCATAGCAGAGAAACCCTCCAGAGTGATTTACCTGATTCAAGAGCTTGAGCATTAATAGTGTAGTGGTGGTATTGAGAAGTTGCGAGCAGGAGCCATATCAAAAGAAGATGAATGTGGCTCTGTCTTCCCATCTTAAGCTGAAGATGATGCATGCTTTAGGTGAATAGGAAttgttgagaacttgagatatATTTTGTTGTGGCAGGGTCTTTTATAGGCAGGCAGAAGCTCTTTACCATGGCATAGTCTAATCATTGCCTAATTTTAAAAAATTGTGGGACGTGTGTTAAAAAGTGCTTGGGAATCCTATGTCATTTACACACTGAGAATTGATAAGATTAGGAATTGAATTTAGGTTGCTCCTCATTATGAGTTGACTTCATTGCAGTTATCATTGCATGCATAATTAGTGTTTGAGTACTTGAACCATGCTGTCGGCAACTGGAACTGAGAATTTGGACCCCCCAAATGCATGTTAAAGTACTCAATTGCTTTCATAATGGAATGTCTTGATTGTTCTTTATTTTGTCCCTTTCGTTTCCCAGAAAAACTTTAGTTTTCAACTAgtgtctttttatttatttttatatttcccGCTTCTTTGTTTGTGTTTGAGTTAAGCTTAAACCCATCCTTTTCTTATTCTTCTGTTGAAAATGGATGAACTATGAAATATGAGAATTTAATTTTCTTCTTGTCTGGCCATCGCTTCACTTAATCCAAGCCATGTATAACAAATCAAATTATCCCCTTCTTTACTAGTACAACCCAAAGTGATACACGACAATCTTGAGATTTGTAATACATGGCTCATAGTAGAAGTTAAAACAATATCAGGACAAGACGCAAATCCAGATTGAGGAAAAGGGAACTAATCGTGCaacttcttttctctctttttatgttCCGAATGCTCTCCCTTGTGCAATCAGAAGTACCTTGTTGTGATCATGATGGTGTTTCACCACACTTGGATGTAGCTGTAAATACAAGTATGCGTGCATTTTGTGTTTCTTTGTCTGTTCTGCATTCAGAGGTTCTGAGGTTCCCTAGTGTGTTTCGGCTGGAGTCCTTTTTACTCTTCACTTTATTGTCTGCACTCAACTTAGAAGCTTGGCAAGAGCAGAAGCACCTGAGAGAAGAACCCTTTTCATGATGATGGATGGTGCTCTGATGCTCAAGGCCATATTGACCTTAACGAGAATAACATAGAATAATTGATGAACATGTCAATGAGGATTGGTTTGGTTCTACTTTACCATTGATTGTCGGCTCACCGAACTCGTATAGGGGGGCGTATTATATAACGTCAAGGAGTTGCTTTGGCTTTTGCATAAAGTTTTCAAAGTTAGTCTTAGAAATTGGATGCTTAATTTGACGCATGCATTTCGTCATTCCCATGAGCCTAAAAACAATTTTGTGCAGTCTTTTGCTCGAGTTATGACACGTGTGATgtagtttattattatttttttttaggagaataCCATAAAGGATACGGTTATTGTCattctactatttttttttgtttacccTATTTTCTTATTACACtctatattttaatttcaattattaaatttacttatctaatccatttctctttccaaaaaTATCCATATATGATATATCCAATTTATACTAACTAGTCAATTAACACACGCTTACGCGCGTGTCAATTGGCTCTAGCTTCATTTACCATGTCAATTGATATTTGGATCTtctaaataataatttttatttatttatttattcattctgagaaaatttattttctttggatAAACTAACTTTTCAATTTGAAATCATAAACTGCAATTGCAGTTGTTGAAGCATGTACTGCTCCCACGATCAAAtgcactttttatttttctcaaaaaaaaaaatgcacttTTTATTTCAATGTGTCTTAAGTTAATTACTGTTATATCctcatatatattaaatttcagatttttttgTGTTTAATTAAAGAAGGGCAATTTCAGGTATTTTAAAAATTTAACTTTAAGCCTTATTgacttaattaatactgataaaaaaattaaattatatctttttttgaatagaaaaaACTAAAATGAATTATAATTTCCTAATAGATGATTATGATTTActgttatttttttaatttttcctaCTGTTTGTCCTATTTCAATTCATGTcaaaagagattttttttttcttcgtgttttaaatttttattttcgaTGTACATAAAGAGAGATTTTATTAACACAtctctaattacttaatacacatcctaATTTTTCTACATTTTAAATCAAATTTTATGGATAGATGAAATGACTAAAAAGACATTTATATTAGAAAAGGAAATATAGTTGGAATATGTTTAATAACTattgtttctgtgtgagaatacggaactgaaactaagtgtggatcatgatggggggagagagagagacaagcatgtatagtggttcaccttgcccttgaggcaaggctacgtccacttagagattccactagtagtgaggccaagtagcctttgtagtgatacaagtataaggatcatggatccatccatTTCCAAGAAGGGGAagacttcctcttatagctaaaggaagtcccattctattctacatttccgatgtgggatataatacacatatttacttctcttgaaggcttttggagagcatgggagggtggcctcctggcaagataccggccgacctccaccatggcgtggtagctcgggtgtcggtctaCCAGATGCATATCGTAGGCGGGACCTAccatgtcgcggggcccacctatgaggttgttgcttatgcttggctgtatgtgatataggcggtatgtacaagtcccccaagtccccgagtaagaggcgcttcttgatTGGCgagtttaaatatgatgccgccaagtatgagtgatgacctcaTTGAACgtcatacccatactagtcccccaactccgtgaGCAAGAAGGGCCTCTTCTGGGTCTTGTGAAGTTTCCATGACAGGTTGGTGCCACGGGGCCCATCATctagctagtacctgcaaataagataaagAGTGTACAAagagcatattgattgcgctaggacAATCTAGGTGACATTGGAGTCAAATGCATcaaggtgcatgaatgtttgtATGAGATGTATGTTATATATAGCGTGTATGCACGTATTATGTAGTattgacatacgacgtataagtctagaatgtatgtggttgtgaaagtataacgaagtgcatatgatgcatagatgtgtgatgaacgtGATGATGCGTACATAATGAAATGTATATTTGTATGCATATGATGCACATGTGTTAGGACTGGGAGTGtggttactcgccgagtcccccaagtcatgTAGTAAAACAAGAATTTGGATTCAGGTTACGTTCGACGAAGCCGATAAGGCT harbors:
- the LOC133731653 gene encoding inner membrane protein PPF-1, chloroplastic, producing the protein MAKTLISSTPFIGTSLPSLSRRVSYTLPYHRSGNGLVTTRIKFSLHDVPPINPFDSGVDLTALYSRAEGLLYTLADAAVAVDPTTSGAGDAAVDVSQKSGGWFGFISDAMEFVLKILKDGLSAVHVPYAYGFAIILLTVIVKVVTLPLTKQQVESTLAMQNLQPKIKAIQERYKGNQERIQLETSRLYRQAGVNPLAGCLPTLATIPVWIGLYQALSNVANEGLLTEGFFWIPSLGGPTTIAARQSGSGISWLFPFVDGHPPLGWSDTAAYLVLPVLLVVSQFVSMELMKPPQTDDPTQKNTLLVFKFLPLMIGYFSLSVPSGLSIYWFTNNVLSTAQQVWLRKLGGAKPVVNENASGIISAGRAKRSDSQPAQPGSRFKQLREDEKKKKVNKALPDEVQTLASASDSEDGSDDEINDKGGDVIEEAYASTASKDLPDFPRPRRSKRSKRKRAA